From a region of the Betta splendens chromosome 5, fBetSpl5.4, whole genome shotgun sequence genome:
- the hmces gene encoding abasic site processing protein HMCES isoform X1, which translates to MCGRTACTLAPDEVRRACAFGKRGGQRRLPRWRDGDAEKYRPSYNKTPQSTSPVLLPQRHFDKNAPEDEYVLASMRWGLIPAWFRENDPSKMQYSTSNCRSENILEKKSYKDPLVKGQRCVILADGFYEWKRQEKTKQPFFIYFPQAPTQMKTEDQDDRKSSLSNKNSETEGPPKEASENEEELVEWNGWRLLTMAGLFDCWTPDGGEPLYTYTVITVNASSNLKGIHDRMPAILDGEEEVRKWLNYGEVKSLEALKMLQPKNILTFHPVSSLVNNSRNNSPECIQPLDLNSKKEPKPTASSKMMMNWLAKGSPSKRKEPEPCDSKEHESKPEVQPKPKGALQQWLQGSSKKPRTK; encoded by the exons ATGTGCGGAAGAACTGCGTGCACGCTTGCTCCCGACGAGGTGAGACGAGCCTGCGCCTTCGGGAAGCGGGGAGGGCAGCGGAGACTGCCGCGCTGGAGGGATGGGGATGCGGAGAAATACAGACCTTCCTATAACAAGACTCCCCAGTCCACGAGTCCCGTCCTGCTGCCCCAGAGGCATTTTGACAAG AATGCTCCTGAAGATGAGTATGTGTTGGCCTCCATGCGTTGGGGTCTGATACCTGCGTGGTTCAGAGAGAATGACCCCAGCAAGATGCAGTACAGCACCAGCAACTGTCGCAGTGAGAATATTTTAGAGAAGAAATCCTACAAA GATCCCCTGGTGAAAGGACAGCGGTGCGTCATCCTGGCTGACGGATTTTATGAGTGGAAGAGGCAAGAGAAGACGAAGCAGCCTTTCTTTATCTACTTCCCTCAGGCACCTACccagatgaaaacagaggaTCAGGATGACCGTAAATCCTCCCTTTCCAATAAGAATTCAGAGACAGAGGGTCCTCCAAAGGAGGCCTCTGAG AATGAAGAAGAACTGGTTGAATGGAATGGCTGGAGGTTGTTGACCATGGCTGGTCTGTTTGATTGCTGGACCCCAGATGGTGGCGAACCCCTTTACACATACACTGTCATCACTGTGAATGCTTCCTCAAACCTGAAAGGCATCCATGACAG GATGCCAGCAATCCTggatggagaagaagaagtgagGAAATGGCTCAATTACGGGGAGGTTAAGTCTCTAGAAGCCCTGAAAATGCTACAGCCTAAAAACATTTTGACCTTTCACCCTGTGTCTTCACTAGTGAACAACTCACGCAACAACTCTCCCGAGTGCATTCAGCCCCTGGATCTTAACAGCAAAAAG GAACCAAAGCCAACGGCAAGCAGtaagatgatgatgaactggCTGGCCAAAGGTTCACCTTCAAAGAGAAAAGAGCCCGAGCCATGTGACAGTAAAGAGCATGAAAGCAAGCCAGAGGTTCAGCCAAAGCCTAAAGGTGCTCTGCAGCAGTGGCTTCAGGGATCCAGTAAGAAACCAAGAACAAAGTGA
- the hmces gene encoding abasic site processing protein HMCES isoform X2 translates to MCGRTACTLAPDEVRRACAFGKRGGQRRLPRWRDGDAEKYRPSYNKTPQSTSPVLLPQRHFDKNAPEDEYVLASMRWGLIPAWFRENDPSKMQYSTSNCRSENILEKKSYKDPLVKGQRCVILADGFYEWKRQEKTKQPFFIYFPQAPTQMKTEDQDDRKSSLSNKNSETEGPPKEASENEEELVEWNGWRLLTMAGLFDCWTPDGGEPLYTYTVITVNASSNLKGIHDRMPAILDGEEEVRKWLNYGEVKSLEALKMLQPTTHATTLPSAFSPWILTAKRNQSQRQAVR, encoded by the exons ATGTGCGGAAGAACTGCGTGCACGCTTGCTCCCGACGAGGTGAGACGAGCCTGCGCCTTCGGGAAGCGGGGAGGGCAGCGGAGACTGCCGCGCTGGAGGGATGGGGATGCGGAGAAATACAGACCTTCCTATAACAAGACTCCCCAGTCCACGAGTCCCGTCCTGCTGCCCCAGAGGCATTTTGACAAG AATGCTCCTGAAGATGAGTATGTGTTGGCCTCCATGCGTTGGGGTCTGATACCTGCGTGGTTCAGAGAGAATGACCCCAGCAAGATGCAGTACAGCACCAGCAACTGTCGCAGTGAGAATATTTTAGAGAAGAAATCCTACAAA GATCCCCTGGTGAAAGGACAGCGGTGCGTCATCCTGGCTGACGGATTTTATGAGTGGAAGAGGCAAGAGAAGACGAAGCAGCCTTTCTTTATCTACTTCCCTCAGGCACCTACccagatgaaaacagaggaTCAGGATGACCGTAAATCCTCCCTTTCCAATAAGAATTCAGAGACAGAGGGTCCTCCAAAGGAGGCCTCTGAG AATGAAGAAGAACTGGTTGAATGGAATGGCTGGAGGTTGTTGACCATGGCTGGTCTGTTTGATTGCTGGACCCCAGATGGTGGCGAACCCCTTTACACATACACTGTCATCACTGTGAATGCTTCCTCAAACCTGAAAGGCATCCATGACAG GATGCCAGCAATCCTggatggagaagaagaagtgagGAAATGGCTCAATTACGGGGAGGTTAAGTCTCTAGAAGCCCTGAAAATGCTACAGCCTA CAACTCACGCAACAACTCTCCCGAGTGCATTCAGCCCCTGGATCTTAACAGCAAAAAG GAACCAAAGCCAACGGCAAGCAGtaagatga
- the LOC114856240 gene encoding cytochrome b-c1 complex subunit 1, mitochondrial, whose amino-acid sequence MAASVCRVGSTVGRALVKNRSPILLSLRRGQASVSYAQSLLGLPETRLTALDNGLRVASEETGHATCTVGLWISAGSRYESEKNNGTGFFLEHLAFKGTKKYPQTALEQQVESMGAHLSAYTSREHTAYYMKTLAKDLPKAVELLSEVVQNCSLNEAEIEQQRGVVLRELEEVESNLQEVCLDLLHATAFQGTRLGQSVLGPSANAKNLTRQDLVDYINSHYKAPRMVLSAAGGVNHEELVGLAKTHFSGVSFQYEGDAIPVLSPCRFTGSEISVRDDALPLAHIAIAVEGASAASPDIVPLMVANAIVGSYDLTYGGGKNLSSRLARLAVEEKLCHSFQTFHCSYSDTGLLGIYFVSDKHHIDDMMHWSQNAWMNLCTTVTESDVARGKNAVKTSLIGQLNGTTPICDDIGRHILNYGRRIPLAEWDARIDAVTPKMVRDVCSKYIYDKCPAVAAVGPVEQLPDYNRTRSGMYWLRY is encoded by the exons ATGGCGGCGTCCGTATGCCGAGTTGGGAGCACCGTGGGCCGAGCCCTGGTCAAAAACCGCAGT CCGATACTGCTGTCTCTGAGGCGCGGACAGGCCTCAGTCAGCTATGCCCAGAGCCTGTTGGGACTCCCTGAAACACGTCTCACAGCTCTAGACAATGGCTTGAGGGTTGCATCTGAAGAAACTGGACATGCCACATGCACT GTTGGATTATGGATCAGTGCTGGTAGTCGCTATGAGAGTGAGAAGAACAATGGGACAGGCTTCTTTTTGGAGCACTTGGCTTTTAAG GGAACCAAGAAGTATCCTCAGACAGCtttggagcagcaggtggagtcaATGGGTGCTCACCTGAGTGCCTACACCTCCCGGGAACACACTGCTTACTACATGAAGACCCTAGCGAAAGACTTGCCTAAAG CTGTAGAACTGCTGTCAGAGGTGGTGCAGAACTGCTCACTGAACGAGGCTGAGATTGAACAGCAGAGGGGTGTGGTGCTCCGTGAGCTTGAAGAAGTTGAAAGCAACCTGCAGGAAGTTTGCCTGGACCTGCTGCATGCCACAGCCTTCCAGGGCACTCGCCTGGGACAAAGTGTGCTGGGACCCTCAGCCAATGCCAA GAATCTGACCCGACAGGATTTAGTGGATTACATCAACAGTCATTACAAGGCTCCTCGTATGGTgctgtctgctgctggag GCGTGAACCATGAGGAGCTAGTGGGTCTGGCCAAAACTCACTTCAGTGGGGTTTCTTTTCAGTATGAGGGAGATGCCATCCCTGTGTTGTCCCCCTGCCGGTTTACAGGCAGTGAG ATCAGTGTGCGTGACGATGCTTTGCCTCTCGCACACATTGCCATTGCTGTGGAGGGGGCCAGTGCTGCCAGCCCAGACATTGTGCCCCTCATGGTGGCCAACGCCATTGTTGGCAGCTATGACCTCACCTATGGTGGTGGAAAG AACCTGAGCAGCCGCCTGGCTCGTCTGgcagtggaggagaagctgtgccacagcttccagaccTTCCACTGCTCCTACAGTGACACCGGCCTGCTGGGcatttactttgtgtctgataAACACCACATTGATGATATGATGCACTGGTCCCAGAATGCTTG GATGAATCTGTGTACCACCGTGACAGAGAGTGATGTGGCCAGAGGCAAGAATGCTGTGAAAACCAGCTTGATCGGACAGCTTAATG GAACAACACCAATTTGTGACGACATCGGCAGACACATCCTGAACTACGGGCGCCGTATTCCTTTGGCAGAGTGGGACGCTCGGATCGAT GCCGTGACCCCAAAAATGGTCCGCGACGTCTGCTCCAAATACATCTATGACAAGTGTCCCGCTGTTGCAGCCGTCG GCCCCGTTGAACAGCTGCCCGACTACAACAGAACGCGCAGTGGCATGTACTGGCTCAGGTACTAG
- the LOC114856221 gene encoding urocortin-3-like, whose protein sequence is MRSVYVCFCLALLLPRWVPGQRSSGAALARLHEDARMDALAADLLSRGGALNSLLQSEQQRRPAPRGARAPRPAAQVPKRAQQGSRFALSLDVPTSILSVLIDLAKNQDMRTKAAANAELMARIGKRK, encoded by the coding sequence ATGAGAAGCGTGTACGTGTGCTTCtgcctggctctgctgctgccccgCTGGGTCCCGGGCCAgaggagcagcggcgccgccctCGCCAGGCTCCACGAGGACGCGCGGATGGACGCGCTGGCCGCCGACCTGCTGAGCCGCGGCGGCGCCTTGAACTCGCTGCTCCAgtcggagcagcagcggcggccggCGCCGAGGGGGGCGCGGGCGCCGCGCCCGGCCGCCCAGGTGCCCAAGAGAGCCCAGCAGGGGTCCCGCTTCGCCCTGTCCCTCGACGTGCCCACCAGCATCCTCAGCGTCCTCATAGACCTGGCCAAGAACCAGGACATGAGGACCAAGGCTGCGGCCAATGCGGAACTGATGGCACGAATAGGCAAGAGGAAATGA
- the cidec gene encoding cell death activator CIDE-3, with product MDYAMKSLSILSPTSLSKCVTASASMTQQLLSGRSPRPRPFRVTNADRSVKKGIMADTLRDLMDKVTDSLNVSCAGALVLDEDGTGVDTEEFFQTLADSAVLMVLDKGQKWTPHHNGTPRNQLSEHRKQHRTDLAKVTFDLYKNNPKDFIGCLNVKATLYGAYSVSYDLRCYAAKKVLKEALRWTIFSMQATGHILLGSSWYIEQLLEEEEQAEKRLALPRESRIRQLQSLLMGRSSH from the exons ATGGATTATGCCATGAAGTCTCTCAGCATTCTCAGTCCGACCTCCCTCTCAAA GTGCGTGACGGCCAGCGCGTCCATgacccagcagctcctctcggGTCGGTCCCCCCGGCCCAGGCCCTTCAGGGTCACGAACGCCGACCGCAGCGTGAAAAAGGGCATCATGGCCGACACGCTGCGGGACCTGATGGACAAG GTCACCGACTCGTTGAACGTGTCGTGCGCTGGAGCCCTGGTGCTGGACGAGGACGGCACGGGTGTGGACACGGAGGAGTTCTTCCAGACGCTGGCCGACAGCGCTGTGCTCATGGTGCTGGACAAAGGGCAGAAGTGGACCCCACATCAC AACGGCACCCCCCGGAACCAGCTCAGCGAGCACCGGAAGCAGCACCGGACGGATTTGGCcaaggtgacctttgacctttacaaGAACAACCCCAAGGATTTCATTGGCTGCCTGAACGTGAAGGCGACTCTCTACGGCGCTTATTCCGTGTCCTACGACCTGCGCTGCTACGCCGCCAAGAAGGTGCTCAA ggAGGCGCTGCGATGGACCATCTTCTCCATGCAGGCCACGGGCCACATCTTGCTGGGCTCCTCCTGGTACatcgagcagctgctggaggaggaggagcaggcggagaAGAGGCTGGCGCTGCCGCGGGAGAGCCGCATCCGGCAGCTGCAGAGCCTGCTGATGGGGAGGAGCTCCCACTGA
- the LOC114856063 gene encoding G-protein coupled receptor 22-like, translating into MDSDSFTPGPATAEWVGMVGSLEGVGVFQEEEGGGAGAAAWYAPYSLGFQASLTAFLTLELVLGFSSNLTVLVLYCSQSNLVDSVSNMVTVNLHVLDAAVCVLCLPLTAAVALLPPGRHLALVCCFHEACATFAGVATAINVLVISLDRYDISVRPANRLLTPRRAALLLAAVWLTSASVFFLPFLEAQWRDGGGGAEEERGAAAAAAPEWRNRTALCVGGQGSHTGLSMYYHLILQVPIFFTTVTVMLFTYSRILRALNIRIGSHMKRSQRSRGPSCRRHRGGQAKKKKKKAEVGAAAGAEAGRERCTADGSKHLARPPLIPSPSPTPTATSPPALSSSAPLVAGAATPTPAPVGVQASVSAIIALRRAVRRHRDRRERQRRVFRMSLIIITTFLACWAPLSVTNLLILGIGPSDALVSCRLWFLALAYGTTVSHPVLYAFTRQKLRRALRAKVKKRVVSLLQVDPSPGGTVIHNSWVETRKTSRQVRLEASEGTDRCLAEAL; encoded by the coding sequence ATGGACAGTGACAGCTTCACCCCAGGCCCAGCGACCGCTGAGTGGGTGGGGATGGTGGGCAGCCTGGAGGGAGTGGGGGtgttccaggaggaggaggggggaggcgccggcgccgcggcctggTACGCGCCTTACTCCCTGGGCTTCCAGGCGTCCCTCACGGCGTTCCTGAcgctggagctggtgctgggctTCAGCAGCAACCTGACCGTGCTGGTGCTCTACTGCTCCCAGTCCAACCTGGTGGACTCCGTCAGCAACATGGTGACGGTCAACCTGCACGTGCTGGACGCGGCCGTGTGCGTGCTGTGCCTGCCGCTCACCGCGGCCGTGGCGCTGCTGCCGCCGGGGCGGCACCTGGCGCTGGTGTGCTGCTTCCACGAGGCGTGCGCCACCTTCGCCGGCGTGGCCACGGCCATCAACGTCCTGGTCATCAGCCTGGACCGCTACGACATCTCGGTGCGGCCGGCCAACCGGCTGCTGACGCCGCGGCGCGCCGCGCTGCTCCTGGCGGCGGTGTGGCTCACCTCGGCGTCCGTGTTTTTCCTCCCGTTCCTGGAGGCGCAGTGGCGGGACGGCGGCGGGGGCGCGGAGGAGGAGCgcggtgcggcggcggcggcggcgccagaGTGGCGCAACAGGACAGCGCTGTGTGTGGGCGGGCAGGGCTCCCACACGGGCCTCAGCATGTATTACCACCTGATCCTGCAGGTGCCCATCTTCTTCACCACGGTCACCGTCATGCTGTTCACGTACTCCAGGATCCTGAGGGCTCTGAACATCCGCATCGGCTCACACATGAAGAGGAGCCAGCGCTCCAGGGGCCCGTCCTGCCGGAGGCACCGCGGGGGGcaggcgaagaagaagaagaagaaggccgAGGTCGGCGCGGcggccggcgccgaggccgGGCGGGAGCGCTGCACCGCCGACGGCAGCAAGCACCTCGCCCGCCCTCCCCTCattccctccccctctcccaccCCCACGGCCACCTCCCCCCCCGCGCTGTCGTCGTCCGCCCCGCTGGTCGCGGGCGCGGCCACGCCCACGCCGGCGCCCGTGGGCGTCCAGGCGTCCGTGTCGGCCATCATCGCCCTGCGGCGGGCGGTGCGGCGCCACAGGGACCGGCGCGAGCGGCAGAGGCGCGTGTTCAGGATgtccctcatcatcatcaccaccttcCTGGCCTGCTGGGCCCCGCTGTCCGTCACCAACCTGCTGATCCTGGGCATCGGCCCCAGCGACGCCCTGGTCAGCTGCCGCCTGTGGTTCCTGGCCCTGGCGTACGGCACCACCGTGTCCCACCCCGTGCTCTACGCATTCACCCGGCAGAAGCTGCGCCGCGCCCTCCGCGCCAAGGTCAAGAAGAGGGTGGTGTCGCTGCTCCAAGTGGACCCCTCGCCGGGCGGCACCGTCATCCACAACTCCTGGGTGGAGACCAGGAAGACCAGCCGGCAGGTGCGCCTGGAGGCGAGCGAAGGCACTGACCGGTGCCTGGCAGAGGCCCTGTGA